CAACCTAAATGGCGACAATCAGTATGTAACGCTCGGTGGGAAAGCAACGGACTACACACCTGAAAGTGGTAGCATCACGATTTCTCTTTGGTTTAACGTCAATGATTTTGACAAGCGATGGCAAACATTGTTGTCAATCGGCGACAACGGTTGGGCTGACTGGCGAATTCACCGACACCAGTGGACTCCCAATATCAGCTACCTTGCTGGAGCGATGGTACGCAACAACACCAAGGTCGATGACGGTAAGATGCACCACTTAGTGGCAATCACTGAGAAGGGAAAGGAAGCCAGGCTTTATATCGACAATCTGCTTGTTGCCAATCCGGGTAACAATGGCGTTGGTGATCTTGGGACCGATGAGGACGGTTGGCTTCCCGCGATCGGTGCGAATCTCCAGGGTCAGATCAATCTGGCAACTCCGCTTGAAGGTGAATTCATTCCCTCGCAAGATTCGCTGCGAGTTTTCACCAAGCCGACAAAGCAATCGCAAACTGGAGCTGAATCACTTGCTTCAGGTTCATATCGTAGAACATCGCATCCAGAGGAAGCGCTGTTGATCGCCGCACGCCGCGGTGATCTAGCGAAGGTGAAAGCGTTGTTGAAGTCAGGAGTCAATCCGGATGCAATGTCGAAGAATTCGTATACGGCCCTAGCTTATGCGGCCTCGGCAGGAAATCTGGATGTCGTGAAATTTCTGATCGACAAAGGGGCGGATGTCAATCATACTTCCCGCCATAAGAAGACTCCGCTGCTCGTTGCTGCGACGACTCCCCATGTGGACGCTGCCAAGTTGTTGATTGCTAATGGTGCAAAGGTTGATGCACGACAACAGCATGGAGGCGGCTGTCTGCACGAAGCTGCCTATCGAGGGCAGCCGGAGATGCTTGAATTCTTGCTGAAGGAGCAAGAAGCTGATCCCAACATGAGATCTCGAAGTGGTCAAACGGCGCTCCACTTTGCCATTGGGCAAATGCAACCAGGATTGCCGGAGGCCAACCAAGGATACCTCGAATGCGTGAAAGTTCTACTCGAGAACGGGACCAATCCGGATCTGCGAGGGAATCGTATGACTGCTTTCGAACTGGCCACCAATAACCACCTTGACGAAGTTGCGGAGCTGCTTCGAAATTAGTCCGCGACTAGATGGTTCTCGCGGGTAAGTCTTTCAGCCCCTTGCCAAAATCATGGCAAGGGGTTTTTTGGTGACGGCTTAAAATGCCTTTTCGTTCTATCTTCTCCGCGGCCTACGAGATTCGTCGATCATTTCTCCGTTCGCCGTCAGGGCACGATAATGGAAATCGCTTGGATGTATGGTCACCTTGATTAGATGATTGGTCGGTTCCGCGTGCGCAAGAAACGGGCGCGCGGTTTTCCAGTTGGAAGCGATGGAACGCGTCGCAACCCCCCAAGCACCATCTCCCATATAAATCACTCCGTTCTTGTCATCCCGTTTACCATTCGTTAGCGGGTAGGTTCGTTTGTAAACATGGTGGTCATTTTCAAAGACTGCATCGACTCGGTATTTCTCGAAGATCGGCGACCAAGCTTTCTGAATATCGACAGCATTGCCTTTGACCCCCGTTCCCC
The Pirellulaceae bacterium genome window above contains:
- a CDS encoding ankyrin repeat domain-containing protein — encoded protein: NLNGDNQYVTLGGKATDYTPESGSITISLWFNVNDFDKRWQTLLSIGDNGWADWRIHRHQWTPNISYLAGAMVRNNTKVDDGKMHHLVAITEKGKEARLYIDNLLVANPGNNGVGDLGTDEDGWLPAIGANLQGQINLATPLEGEFIPSQDSLRVFTKPTKQSQTGAESLASGSYRRTSHPEEALLIAARRGDLAKVKALLKSGVNPDAMSKNSYTALAYAASAGNLDVVKFLIDKGADVNHTSRHKKTPLLVAATTPHVDAAKLLIANGAKVDARQQHGGGCLHEAAYRGQPEMLEFLLKEQEADPNMRSRSGQTALHFAIGQMQPGLPEANQGYLECVKVLLENGTNPDLRGNRMTAFELATNNHLDEVAELLRN